The Tripterygium wilfordii isolate XIE 37 chromosome 18, ASM1340144v1, whole genome shotgun sequence nucleotide sequence ATTCTTTCAATCCAAATAGACTCTTAGGTGGTGTTTAGTTCGTAAATTTGTTTTGGGATAGATAATGAAATAACCCTTGTACTTTCAAAAAATGATCAACTAAGCTCCTCTACTTTGTTTGCGTCAAACAAACTCCTGTACTCTAAACAATGTTCTAAAGTAGTCATTAGACCACTTTTCCGTCATAACAACGATAAGGTGGTCATTTGTTAAtgatatgtaatttttatttttgtcactCATATTCCACGTGGTAGACACGTGGCGTTGGTCAATGAAATGATGACACTTTTTATGAATTCATCTATGATTATTGGCATTATTCATTTACATATCCACCACATTCAACAAGAACttgaaatcaaaattgaggGAGAAGCCAGGAAGGAGAGTTGCAGGAGCAGAAACTGTACACTTGTTTTCACCTTCAAAGAACTGCTTCCGCATTCCCGGATTATGGTGCACACAAAAATGATAACTTGTTCCATTAGAATCAGAACCAACTGAAGCCAAATCAACTGCTATTGTGAAAGGCACATTCCAGTAGCTCCCAATCTTGTCCACAAATAGGCTGGGCCAAGTTGCAGCTCCATAGTCAAATTGTGATGCGGGAACTGTGAAAGAAAATAGTTCAGAATTTCCAGTGTTTTTGCTGTCGCCATATGCATGCATCTCAACATCATATTAGAACttgaaatcaaaaccaaaaccaaacagTTTCGAAACCCCCCCAATTGAAAACCCAATATCAAATGAAATCCTGATTCGAAATCCCAAACAAAAACCCCCAGTCGAACCCCTAATTCGTAAAAATTATTTCGAAATCCAATTTTAAACCCTAATCTTGGCAGCGGTGGCCAATTTGAGAGATTCGTCAAGATCGAATCTTGGCTCTCTATCTTCCGATCCCCAGAAGTAAAAATGCTCAATATACCCAAGAACGGAATCAGAACAAGAGTTGGACTCAGAACGAAGATTGGGTTGGCGTAGAAGGGGTTATCGGGAAGGTTTGAGAGGAAATCGGGCTAGCAACCGAAGTCAGATATTGAATCCGCCAAGAATGTATGATGCTTTTtcatctatttctttttttctttttgttttaattgcgttttattttaaaaaacatgTCACAATTCACAcatattttttacatttttatgtAAAACAAAGTCATGTCAGATAATCACGTCCATATCAGATTTTTTTAACGGTAGAGAAGTTAAACGGCTACCATGAATCATTGtttaaagttgaaaattttgtttgacCCAAAAGAAGTAGAGGGTTCAATTAACCCTTTTTTGAAATTACATGGGGTATTTCGTTAGTTAtcccttttgttttctattttgagattttattttaAGACCGCAGAAAATGTGATTGGTTTGGCATTTTAAAAGTCTATTATGGCATAATGAAAACTAGAAAACGTGATTGCTTTTGAAATTATGAGAAACTGagttttataatattttgaagTTACTGAATCAtgaattttttgttcttgtttacATAAATTATACATAACATATTAAGAcattatgtttgtttgttttttttttttgaaataaagacaTTGTGTTTGCTTAATTACATACTTCATTTCATCATACAGCAAGTATGAAGACATCTCCTATGAAGTAGCATTAAAAGATAGAACATCTTGAAAATTATAATATCACCTCACATTCCCCACAAAGACTGAAAAAACTGAGACTTGAACACTTCGTGCATTTTGTAGACTAAAATTTTTTGAAACTAAAAGTTCAAGTAGATGAACTAATGCCTGAAGCTTCAATTCTTCAAACTCTTGGACCTCTAGTTTCCCTTCCCCATCTCAAGGCCTCCATCGGCGTAATCCTTGTCGTCGCAGTCCACAAAACGCGACCAATACCAATGTTTCTTCCATACCATACTCATTTCTTCAATTGGGATACCCTTGGTTTCAGGCAGGAACAAGTAGATAAAGATTGACATCACCAtcacaaagaaagcaaagaagATGAACAAACCAAACTTCAAATGGCAGAGCATTGTTAAGAAAATTTGCGCGATGATGAATGTGAAAAGCATGTTGACAGAGACATTGATGCTCTGAGCAGCAGATCGGATTTCGAGTGGGAAAATCTCACTTGGCACCAACCAACCCAACGGACCCCAAGACCAGGCAAATCCTGCTACATAGATGCAGATGAATAGCACCACTACTATTGCATACCATTTTGGCAACTCTCCTGGGTTCCCATCCACACCAAATTTCGCGCCGATACAAGCAGCGACAACTGcctacaaaaaaattcaattacatAGCAGATTATCAGAGAAAACTAAGTTGCTTTGACAGTTAAAACTATAAAGATGGAAGTACTGTAACCAATACCTGGCATATCAGCATCTGAGTTCCACCCTCTAAGAAAAGGAACCTCCTACCCCACTTATCGACGCCATAGATCGAGACAATAGTTGCAACCACATTAACCAAACCAGTGATCACAGCAGACATAAGTGAAGCATCATCTTTAAACCCAATAGTCTTGAACAAGACTGGTGCATAGAACATAATCACATTGATGCCAGTGAGTTGTTGGAAGAACGGAATCAATATCGCTATTGTAAGGTGCGGTCTGTACTTCCTCTGCAACAAGTTTCCCCAAGGGTTCTCCACTTGGTTTGATGCAACACTTGCAGCTATAAGGTCATTGAACTCCTCATCAACGTCGTGGATGCCACGAATTCTCTTGAGTTTCTCTTTGGCCTCAGCGTGCTTGCCACGTTCTATGACGGAGTTTGGAGTGTCAGGGAGGACTAATGATCCAATGGTGATAATAATTGCAGGCACCATTGCACCACCTAAGCTCAAGCGCCATCCCCAACCGCCCTTGATCATGGCGAAGAAATAGTTCAACACATTGGCTACCAGAATACCAATTGTGATTGATAACTGAAAGCCAATGTTGAGTGCTCCTCTGTATTTGTATGGAGCCATCTCAGAGAGGTAGAGAGGCACTGACTGCATTCACAAGTAAATCAAAGAAATACAACCCAAATTACTTACTTTAATACTTTCTCGTCCCAAATTACTCAGTAATGGTGgtccaaaaaaaggaaaaaaacaagagGCAAGAACCAACAGAGGATGTAGACTTACCTGATTAGCAAAACCAATACCAAAACCGAGTAAAATCCGACCAAGAATCAGCATCCAAACTGCCTTAGCAAGGCCATTAATAAGAGCACCAACAAAGAAGAGCATACCACCAAATAGCATCGACAATTTGCGTCCAAATTTACGCGTAATAATTGACGCTACAAGCGATGATATAAGGGCAGCCAAGTAGAGCGATGATGTGAACAAAGTCAGTGTCTCGCTATCATACTGACAATACTGATTCGTACCAGATCTCGCTTGCTGTTTCATGTATACAGAAGGGAAGAACTTCTTCAGAAACGATCCCATGGACGTAACCCCGCCTAGAAGATCCCATAAATCGACTCACAATCAGTAGTTTACAAACAGAAAACAAGAGAACTGATAGTTAAATTTAAAAGATCAATATTTACCAGAAATTCCAATATCATATCCGAAAATGAGACCACCCATGCCTGCAACAACACATGTTACAAGCACAAAAGGAGTCAGCTTTCCGGGATACTCCTTGTTGTTGCCGGAACTGGAAATCACTCCGACTGCAGGCATTTTCGATCTTTGTTGAAGAAACTAATGAAATGAAAGCCCAGCAGTCTGCACTGTTGAAACGAAGAAGGAACACAAGATAAGACGCAAACCACAGACTCTATATATAGGAGTGCATACTAGACATGATACAGACATATCCACACATAGAAACAATGTCTGAAAGTATGATTTGTTTTCTATATGTAACATCTTTatccaaaattttgaaaaaggaaaaaatccattattgttaaattttgaaaataaaagagtAACAAGGGAAGTTATTAACTCTGCTGACTAAACACTATAATCCTTATCAATGTATAGATAATGTGGTAGTAATGACAGTGCAACTAAGTGTCACATAATGCAAAGACTACAAACCAAAAATGCAAAATATTCCAGTGATGTAAGATTGTTCAAATATTCTTCCAATTGTGAAGGGAAAATGGGCAGATTTTGGGCCATTTGAGATGATAATCTCTACATTAATGGAAATTGTCAGTGATGTTACGGATGGTCTACTGACGGAAGGTAGAATAATTTTCTCTATATCATGTttggacaaataaaaaaaaaaaggaagggaaaGTATTTGTTATGTCTGCTGTTTGTTCCTTTGGATAACAATCACGAAAGAagagaaataaaaatgaaattagtttaatttactattttATCTTTACTTTTATGTTAAATATTATGTAAAAAGGTAAAATAAGTTTAATTGAGTCATCCATTCCCTTCAAATGATTTCATTTTGGAAGGAAgtatttttgacaaaaatttaattaaaacttCCCTaaattctctccaaatcccttGCTTTATTTCTTCTGAACTATCCAAACAATAGGATTGGGAAGAAACTCATTTCtgttatcttcattttcttctatatctctcaatccaaacacactctaaaataCATTTGAATCCTCATTATTGTGTACACGAATCAAGCGACTCCTTGTACCGGAAATGTATCATTTAATAAATATACTAGAAATCAGTTTGTGTTTTAACAGagttattttagttttttggaAGCGTTTTCCGTTTTCGAAAAcattaaatatttgaaaattggttaaatataatttttcgtccctcaattatacATTATATAATATGTGGTTTGAGAATGTGAATTTAGTACCCTCTTTGATGGGCTATCAGTCAAGTTCTTGATCATTTTGCTGCTCAATCTTGCGTGAGAATATATACCGAGTCATATTCGTCAGATTATATCTCAAAACCAAGAGATGATTGCTACTTAAACCAATTGGTGAGTACCTGCAGAAGCTTCATGTTATGTAATTTGTATGTATTTTCATTTGCCTCTGTAGTGTTCAGGATCCTAGGGTTAAATTTTGCTGATTGGTGGTATTGGTTGCTAGgaggaagaaattttttttcccttattgAATGCATTCATCTGAAGATGCTTTTCTTTGAAAATCACAATACTGATGGATGGCTTCAATGGTTTGATCTAAGATCAAGGTATGTGTCCACATATGATCAAAGAGCCCCTTCCATGTTGTTCGTATAATTATCAATCTATGCCTTTCTGATCTGCAGGCATATGAGTCAGTAGTCAGAACTGATAAGGCCACAATTACTCTAGTCTCTATATGTTTTTTTCCCCCAAGGAAGACATCTATTAACTCCGCCTGCACTTGTAAGCTGCAGTTGGTCTCAGGCCCGAATATAGGAGGAGGGTTGTGGTAGGTCGGCAATTAGTATAAAACTTTGTCAAACATATGAACATGAGTCTAAATAAGAATATCGTTGGGGCGTTCTCTAACATGTGGTGGAGTCCCATTGATGttttcataaactcatgtaaccGACTCCAAATTTTTTGGATAAAGGCAATGATGACGATGAAAGAAAACATCCATTCAAACTTTTCACGAACTCACAGCAATGCCTTTGAGCATTGTTTTAAAAAACGGACCATGTCTGTCGGTCAATCGATCGGACAGGAAAATCGGTGACCTTGCCACCAAGCCGACATGGTTTTGTCAACATTACCTTTCGAGCATGTGACCTGgtgaaataataaaattgggCGGTCAGATTGGAAACCCGGTTACCCGATTGGTTTTATAAGAACTGGAAAGGTTATTTTTTAGGGTTAAATGACTAAAACATTTGATTCTTTGTAATTTCATTacatgtatttcattttttttacatataatatgataatattaatatatgtatattaattatcacttatcacttattaaaatatatcaatataatcaatatgtccatataatatattattattacattgtcaaatgtcaataaatatacatttttttggatgatcatatttcattattttggtacttatttttatttttttgcattaagtttaattataatatatattttttattttttaattgaacaTGCGATTCAATCGATGATCCACTGATTGAACCAATGAACCAGTGACTCAATCCCTTGTCTGGATTGATGTCCGGCTCGGTTTTAAAAACATTGCATTTTGAGATTAATGAcaatttgttttgtgtttttcttcttgaataGAATGCTATACGATGGATGGGATCCCACCGCTATCGTGCTCCTATTAATATATAAAcaccaaaatcaaaattaaaattgatgGTTACGAAGGGATGGAACCAGGAATGGTCCTGATTCGTATAATC carries:
- the LOC119983998 gene encoding sugar carrier protein C-like, translating into MPAVGVISSSGNNKEYPGKLTPFVLVTCVVAGMGGLIFGYDIGISGGVTSMGSFLKKFFPSVYMKQQARSGTNQYCQYDSETLTLFTSSLYLAALISSLVASIITRKFGRKLSMLFGGMLFFVGALINGLAKAVWMLILGRILLGFGIGFANQSVPLYLSEMAPYKYRGALNIGFQLSITIGILVANVLNYFFAMIKGGWGWRLSLGGAMVPAIIITIGSLVLPDTPNSVIERGKHAEAKEKLKRIRGIHDVDEEFNDLIAASVASNQVENPWGNLLQRKYRPHLTIAILIPFFQQLTGINVIMFYAPVLFKTIGFKDDASLMSAVITGLVNVVATIVSIYGVDKWGRRFLFLEGGTQMLICQAVVAACIGAKFGVDGNPGELPKWYAIVVVLFICIYVAGFAWSWGPLGWLVPSEIFPLEIRSAAQSINVSVNMLFTFIIAQIFLTMLCHLKFGLFIFFAFFVMVMSIFIYLFLPETKGIPIEEMSMVWKKHWYWSRFVDCDDKDYADGGLEMGKGN